Genomic DNA from Hypanus sabinus isolate sHypSab1 chromosome 14, sHypSab1.hap1, whole genome shotgun sequence:
AGTTGATTGTCTTTTCAAGAGACCTAGTGATGCCCATGTCATTTAAGGACATAAATTTGCTGCTCAAGGACACAATAGTGGTTGTTTGACTGATATGCACTCCGACATGCACCAAGAAATGTTTGATCCATATCTGAGGAAGTTGCTCTCGGGTTTAATTCCATGTCCCGCTCACCTCTGGGTTCTAATAACATACAAATGTATTGTGCAGCTTGTGTTTTGTACAAAGGCAGCAAAATGCTTGCTAAATAGGACTCTGAGTGAAGTGAGAGCTATGTAGTTTAATAAGAAGGGAAGCAAACTTTGAAGTTTAAATCTCTTCAAGAGTTATACCCACATTTCTGGGAAGTTGTCTCCCCCTTAGTCCTGTTCCAAATAGCTTCCAGCTCTGTTTTCAGGTCTCCTGGTCTGGACCCAACAAGGATATAATTTATtggggcagcctccaacctgatggcatgaaaatttttacccctctcctcctcttccaTTCTGAATTCTGGCCtctcaccttccctttctcctacagtccacaCCTCTCCTATTGattcctcctccagccctttatctttctaaACCAGctcgcttcacctatcaccttccagctagtacttcttcccctcccttgccttttcattctggcagcttccccctccctttataaaactgaagaagggtctctgctggaaatgtcgactgtttattcatttccgtagatgctgaactcgtccagcattctgtgtgtgccgcttaggatttccagtatctgcagtttttctccTGTCAATGATTTGTTTCTCTTAATTCTCTGCTTAAGCCCACTTTGAACCAATTGCATCAGAAGGAGTGAAAAAGAGCAGGCCTGGAAAATCTATATACACCACAGACCAACACTGCAAATGTTTTTGAGGAAATTTTAAACTGATATTTTGTTGTACTATTTATGAACCAGCTGATTGCTAGGTGTCTGAAGCCCAGTAGAGCGAGTGAGTAAAGGTGAAGTAAATGCCGCCGATTTTAAAGGGGAATCACAAATGTTTAAAGTTGCTAAAAATGGCTTAATGGAACTGTAACTGATGGAGCTGATCAGAAAGCTGAAGGTTATTGATAAATAGTGGTTGTTCCTCGGTGTGTGGATCTAGAGTAGTGAGACATGAGGAAATTCTATTTATTCAATATTAATACATCTGGAATGTGCTGTGTGCAGCAGATTCAAAAACTATTGAACGAATTTCAGAAGGACACAAGGCAGAAGTATTTGGGAAGGAATATTTTGGGTATTGGGAAAGAGCAAGAGAATCTGACTAATTGGATCGGCTGTGAAGATACCATAGGCTAGTTAGTGTACCTTGGTAAAGTATACTATGAAATTAAGTGTCACCCTTTACAAAAGTGAGGAGTGTTGCTTCTTTTGGGTGAGTTAAAGGGTTGTATGCTGAGCTGCTATGCAAAAATTTGATGCTGTAGTTGTTGCTTTAGAAATATTTTCTTAATATTCATCCAGGGCTTGTGTCCTGATTTTTACTTAACTCAGGTGACTGTTTtggaacaaacacaacactggcAGGATAATTCTACGATGCTATCGGTGAGATTTTGAGCTACTGTGTGATGTGTAGTTTCAATCTGGCCAGGCATTTTGATTTTGTATGTGTATTGCTGTAATGTTTCAAATAGTATTTCCATACACATGTACATCTAACTGACAGAAAACATTATGAACCCAGATATGGAATACTTGTTAAAGCCATCTGGAACACTGTAAGTGGTTTGGACATTCCTGACAAGGGAGCGTTCCCACAGATCTTCACTACAATGATCTGAAAATGTCGACTAAACTGGGTAATAATGTTCCTATAATAATAATTTCTAGATTATTATTATTGCATTCTTCCTGTTTACTATCACCTCTTCCTTATTTTGCTAACACCATAAACATTTAGAAACAATTAAACCATGCTCACATTTTGCTTGGTGAATTCCTACCAGCCTCCAATGTATCACTGCTTGATGTTTCCTTCCTTTTGCAACTATTGCTTCCCTTTATCTTTTCCTCGTGTCATGATGTTACAGCAGACTGGAAATCATGTTTTTATGTATCCAGGTGGGGAAGAAATGGAAACATAATTATATTCTTAAAAAACGCCATTGCATGTACAGGGCATCCTGGTTAATTGGTCCATTGGTTAGTAGGGAACTATGTTACCTAATTGGGATGAGACTGTtgccagtttctaactagcattggTTGCATGCACCTGTGTGGCTGTTACACACTGCATCATGCTTAAAGtggtttttaaatagcgtcagttgcgtgtgtttgtgttcaaaaagcagcaatTTTGTCACTGATGGTAAAAAAAAGCAGTAAGATGATCAAAAACAGTTTTGCTCACCGTGGTTTCAAGCAATCAAGCttggaaatgaaaatgaaatgattttgctATTTCAAGTTTGGAAATGCAAAGAATTTGAAGTTAGccacaatcaccttgaatgttacaataaaactTAAGATTTTGAAGGTGCAATTGTCAAAAGTATTGTATGAATACTCTCTCCTCTACTCTTTGTATACCGattactgtgtggctaggctaaaatgccatctataaatttgctgataatacaaccattgttggtagaatcacagtcattgacgagagggtgtacagtaGTGAGATATATCAACTACTTGAGTGATGTAGCAACaagcttgcactcaatgtcagtaaggccaaagagctgattgtggactttagaaagggtagAACGAGAGAACACAAACCAATTTCAatggaggggtcagaagtggagagggtgttcaagttcatgggtgtcaatatccctggtcccagcatatcgatgcagttataaagaaggcaagacagcatctacatttcattaggagtttgaggagatttggtttatcacctaaaatactcaaatttctacagatgtaccgtggagagcactatgattggctgtatcaccatccagtgtggggtggggtgaagggagggggagagattcagaatcagaatctggtttattatcactggcatgtgatgtgaaatgtgttaacttagcagcagcagttcaatgcaataaataatctagcagagagaaaaataataataaataaaataaaacataaataaacaagtatatcaattacatatattgaatagattttttaaaatatgcaaaaacagaaatactgtatattttaaaaagtgaggtactgtccAAGGGTttcatgtccatttaggaacgaatggcagaggggaagaagctgctcttgaatcgctgagagtgtgccttcaggcttctgtatctcctacctgatggtaacagtgagaaaagggcatgccctgtgtgattgaggttcttaataatggacgctgcctttctgagacaccactccctaaagatgtcctgggtattttgtaggctagtactcaagatggagctgactagatttacaaccttctccagcttctttcagttctgtgcagtagcccctccataccagacagtggtgcagcctgtcagaatgctctccacagtacacctataCAAGTTTTTGaatgcatttgttgacatgctgaatctcttcaaattcctaatgaagtatagccactgtcttgccttctttataactacatcaatatattgggaccaggttagaccctcagagatcttgacacccaggaacttgaagctgctcactctctccacttctgatatttctatgaggattggtatgtgctccttcatcttacccttccagaagtccacaatcaactcttttgtcttactgacattgagtgctaggttgttgctgcagcactatTCCACTAgtcggcatatctcactcctgtacgccctctcgtcaccacctgagactctaccaataatggttgtatcatcagcaaatttatagatggtatttgagctatgcttagcacacaatcatgtgtatacagagagtagagctgtgggctaagcacatacccctgaggtgtgccagtgttgatcatcagtgaggaggagatattattaccaatccactcagattgtagtcttctggttaggaagtcgaggatccaaatgcagagggaggtacagaggcccaggttttgcaacttctcattcaggattgtgggaatgatggtattaaatgctgagttatagttaatgaacaacatcctgacgtaagtgtttgtgttgtccaggtggtccaaagccatgtggagagccaatgagattgcgtctgccgttgacctattgtgacgacaggcaaattgcaatgggtccaggtccttgctgaggcaggagttcagtctcgtcatgaccaacctctcaaagcatttaatcactgtcgatgtgagtgctaccgggtgatggtctttaaggcagcccacattaatCTTCTTGGAGtatgttgcagaaagttgtaaaattagtcagctccatcatgggttctagcctccacattatccaagagatcttcaaggagcggtgcctcagaaagagaCATCCATCGTTaaagactcccatcacccaggtcatgtcctcttcccattgttactgtcaggaaggaggtgccagggccagaaggcacacactcagcgattcaggaaaagcttctttctctgccatctgatttctggatggacattgaacccatgaacactaccccactacttttttaaaatttatttctgttttttgctctattttaactatttaatatggaTATATACTTTCTGTAATTCATCTCTTTCCTATACTTATCATGAGTTGCTTTGTACTGTTGTGCAAAATTAACAGACTTCacgacatgctggtgatattaagcctgattctgaaggCCAGTGTCCCatgatctgtactgggtgtctatgctgattttgttcagTTACAGTCAATAAAAGAGCACGGTTGCGTACTCTGGATGGATTcttttgataactattaggaaccaatgcagttttatagtactgaagTGGTATTGGTCATGTTCtcgtttgttctgtatttcatttcaaCACAGAATTTGTTATTTAATGAAATGGtagcttgtcttttttatacttgACTAGTCatttctatgaaactttggctaattggggcagccgctgaatgggccaaaatgtaccgatcctgatgtgtcccagtttAACTGTGATCCACTCTGTAGGATAAGTGATTCTTTCCCCATTAGGTCAGCAAAAATGGGTTACCAATCGGGCTTCCTGTGCTCTCTCTGGTTTGGAATTCCTCCAAGCGCATCACCAAGAGGCTTCATGAGGGTGAAAGCTTTGCAGAGTTGACCAACATTCAGAGCACAACTGTAGCTTACGAGAACTATATCTCGACCGTACATCAACATCTTATTGGAATAATTAGAAGGGAGAATAACAgttgtggagggagaggggaaaatatgTCTTCTAAGGGTTTAAAATAACAGTTACGCAATATAGATTGAAATCATCTGTAATTCTAAGAATGAATAATTTCAAATAGTAATAGTTTTATTATCCATTTTCTACTATTTATTTTACATACATCATCTTACAAAGCTTCCTTATAGTTTCTAGATGGGATAATCAcattatatacagaaaggtgaaaATGTTCGAGTCCATCAGTGGGAAGTCGTGGTGGGACCTACgttgggatgacaccagttgcAAAGAGGATGATAAGGATGACGATCACCACCACAATTACTACAATGATAATAATCATTTTGGTGTTTTTCCACCACATCTTCCTTGCAATTTTTGTGGATGTTTTCTGAAAAGAAtcagcctgaaacaaacaggATAGAGAATTGAGAATGTATATGTACAATATGCCAGgaaatcctcatcacattcatCCTCCATAGAGCAGATAATTTCTTGGATTGTAtctcagcagaagaacatctcgcAAGCGACCCCTCCTGCATGGTCTCTGCTGAACAAAAGCAACAGCCAGTGCGGCTGTAAATTGATGCCTCCTGTCCAGAGTCACCCTAGTCGAGTTCAGTGGTGCCATTTGTTTTGCAAATTGACTGGGTGTCATATTTTTATGGGTGCTTAGCTCAGTAGCTGCTTGTGCAGTAGACATATTCAAAGGTCTGACAACAGTATGCCTTTCACAAAATCCCAGCTCTCTGTCTTTGCAGTTCCATTTCTTCTACTCAAGCCAGAATGACTTAACAAAAAAGGAGGGAAAGTTTGGTCTTAATTATAAACAAATTAGTTCCACCATCCAGTAAGGTATTGGACCCATCTGCTTAGAGTCACAGTTCAATCAGTGTAGTTTATGCTTTCAGTGGCCCTACACGGAAGGATTGTCTTACTTACAGGAGATATTTCCTATCTAATCTACCCACATTACTAAGCTTTAGGTTTGATTTAATAGATCATGTAGTCTTGCTAATTGAAAAATGTCCCCTGTAGAAAATAAGGCCACTTTCAGACTGCTATGACGAGGAAAGTTGAAAATCAAACCTGTCTGGATTGAGTCCCCTTGAACTGAGCCTCCTGCAAAGAACAAAGCTCACAACAACACACTGAATGTATCTATACTGGGAAGTACTTCAGCAGATTCCATTGTCTGAACCCATTTGTGTATCATCTAACTATGGAACTGAGAttaaagatgaactttatttgtcacatgtacatcagaaaTGTGTCAAGAATGCGCTGACAGTAGCCCACAGTTTTGAGTGACAACATGGCATGCCTTGCTATGCAGTGCTGAGAAACTAAACCTTTTTTAAAACTTGTATCCATTGTTTTTCTCCAGGATGAAAAACATATATAGCAGAAACGTAACAAGGGTATAACACTAATTTATTCATATAATTCCTCATTACACAATTCAAATCAAAGGGTTAGACCACAAAGAAATGGCCTTTTGGCCATCAAATCCATGCCAATCCTTTTGCTCATCTGAAATCTGCCAGCCTAAGTGTCTGTCCATCGATGCCTGGTCTATTCAAGTCCCTGTCCATCGATGCCTGGTCTATTTAAGACCCTGTTCATCAATGCCTGGTCTATTTAAGTCCCTAACCATCGATGCCTGGTCTATTTGAGTCCCTGTCCATCGATGCCTGGTCTGTTTAAGTCCCTGTTCATCGATGCCTGGTCTATTTGAGTCCCTGTCCATCGATGCCTGGTCTATTTGAGTCCCTGTCCATTGATGCCTGGTCTATTTAAGTCCCACCCATCGATGCCTGGTCTATTTAAGTCCCTGTCCATCGATGCCTGGTCTATTTAAGACCCTGTCCATCGAAGCCTGGTCTATTTAAGACCCTGTCCATCGATGCCTGGTCTATTTAAGACCCTGTCCATCGATGCCTGGTCTATTTAAGTCCCTGTCCATCGATGCCTGGTCTATTTAAGACCCTGTCCATCGATGCCTGGTCTATTTAAGTCCCTGTCCATCGATGCCTGGTCTATTTGAGTCCCTGTCCATCGATGCTTGGTCTATTTAATTCCCTGTTCATCGATGCCTGGTCTATTTGAGTCCATGTCCATCGATGCTTGGTCTATTTAATTCCCTGTTCATCGATGCCTGGTCTATTTAAGTCCCTGTTCATCAATGCCTGGTCTATTTAATTCCCTGTCCATCAATGCCTGGTCTATTTAAGTCCCTGTTCATCGATGCCTGGTCCGTTTGAATCCCTGTCCATCAATGCCTGGTCTATTTAAGTCCCTGTTCATCGATGCCTGGTCCGTTTGAATCCCTGTCCATCAATGCCTGGTCTATTTGTGTCCCTAACTATCGATGCCTGGTCTATATAAGTCCCTGTTCATCAATGCCTGGTCTATTTAATTCCCTGTCCGTCAATGCCTGGTCTATTTAAGTGTCTGTCCATCGATGCCTGGTCTATTTAAGTCCCTGTTCATCGATGCCTGGTCTATTTAAGTCCCTAACCATCGATGCCTGGTCTATATAAGTCCCTGTACATCGATGCCTGGTCTATATAAGTCTCTAACCATCGATGCCTGGTCTATTTAAGTCCCTGTACATCGATGCCTGGTCTATTTAAGTCCCTGTACATCGATGCCTGGTCTATTTAAGTCTCTAACCATCGATGCCTGGTCTATTTAAGTGTCTGTCCATCGATGCCTGGTCTATTTAAGTGTCTGTCCATCGATGCCTGGTCTATTTAAGTGTCTGTCCATCGATGCCTGGTCTATTTAAGTCCCTGTCCATCGATGCCTGGTCTATTTAAGTCCCTGTTCATCGATGCCTGGTCTATTTAAGTCCCTAACCATCGATGCCTGGTCTATTTAATTCCCTGTTCATCGATGCCTGGTCTATTTAAGTCCCTAACCATCGATGCCTGGTCTATATAAGTCCCTGTACATCGATGCCTGGTCTATTTAAGTCTCTAACCATCGATGCCTGGTCTATTTAAGTCCCTGTACATCGATGCCTGGTCTATTTAAGTCCCTGTACATCGATGCCTGGTTTATTTAAGTCTCTAACCATCGATGCCTGGTCTATTTAAGT
This window encodes:
- the si:ch73-234b20.5 gene encoding vesicle-associated membrane protein 8 produces the protein MTQNIEKVLDRGERLDDLIIKTDDLQATADSFQKTSTKIARKMWWKNTKMIIIIVVIVVVIVILIILFATGVIPT